The sequence below is a genomic window from Phoenix dactylifera cultivar Barhee BC4 chromosome 16, palm_55x_up_171113_PBpolish2nd_filt_p, whole genome shotgun sequence.
TCTGGCAGTTGTGTTTATCAGCAAGCATAAATATGTTGTTCAGTTTCACAAATCCAGAGGTGGTTTGGCCATTCTATCATGCGAGATTAATTGAAAGAAACAACATTGTTGGTTTAAGTGCCACAGCTACAAATGAATAAAACCACCCTGTTGCAGATGCCATATTAAACCTTGCATGTTGATTCAGTGTTGCACATTCTTATGCCAAATGCTGAAGACTTCTGATTTCATCTTAATGAACCAATAGTTGAAACTTTGAATGTGAAGGCCCGGTTCAGATCTGATCCACTTGATCGGCCTGGCGCCTGTTCATGTCATGTGTGTGATAGAGTGTGGAAGACTCCTAGAGAGTCTTCTGCCTCCCCGACGACTCCGACTAAGAGTCGGAGACTGGGCCATTGGAGCCCTAAGTCTTCTCAGTATAAACACCTTTTCCCTCCTCAACCCTTCACTGGCGGTCATtagctctccttctctctcttttctcgctTCAAAATCGTGGCATCCTATTACTGTTTTCGCAGGAAATTAAGGCCGACGATGACGTCCGAGCTAAGGTAATGCTCCGACCCTCTTCCCCTTTCCTTGTTCTTCTTCCTATAACCCAAAATTATACCTGCCAGCCGCAAAATCAGTCGGAAATCGACAAAATAAGGATCTCATATTTTgcctcttttccctttttttggcCATGCCTATCGTCTGCGTTCATTGTTGAAGCCCTCGGCCGTTTTCTCATGATGGTTCGTGGTCAAAGCCAGGCCCCCAGCCATTGGCGAGTGGGCTAGAATCTGAGTACACTGAGATAGGAAATTATCTTTGTTCGGCCCTATTTTGGTTTGGTTTTGGTCGACTGACCGCCGCCACCGGCCACCCTCCATCCTGTGTCCACCGTCTGCTACCACCTCGTCGGACTACCATGGTCAATCACCAATCAAAGCCTTCTTCATCGTCTATTTTgctaaaaaagaagaggaaggaaggaaggaaaaaaagaagaggagaggaggagagagagagagagccatttctctcttatttctctcttattttctctttcttccttctcttttatttctctatttttctctctaaaaaCCCATGGATCCATCAATCGAGTTCTATCTCCCTATCCTATggactcgagttgactcctacAAAGGGCCTTGATCTGCTCTGGTACTTGGGCAGCCTGCTAAATTGATCACCCCAGCCCTATTAAGTGCCTATGAAATCTAGTATTGATGAACCCTATTAAATGGCCTTAGCCTTAATCTAGTTCGTGccccatgattcattaattgAGTTGCTTAAACCTGACCTAACCTGGTCACCATCATTCGGCCAACCGTTTTCTTTGACTTATTATTTCAATATTTGTTAAAGTTATCGAAAAGGAATTAATCTTActcttaatatttttaaataggttTAGCAAGTACACTTAGTGAAATTAGAAAGTCTAAGGTAGAGGAGATAAGTAACCCTAATACTCTTTATTAGTTCTAaatttttacttattttttaGTATTATGAAAATACGAAAATAGTATTAAATGTTTATAATATCATGTTTTAAGGATCGAGCATACGATATTATGAAACTCATAATATATTGCAAAATAATGATTTTATGATTATTTTACTATTAAGCACTATTTATGGACTATGAACTTCATATATATAAATTTGTATTTtgttatgaaaagaataatttccTGATTATTCTACTGTTAAAGATTTAATTATGGACTACAAAACTCTTTATAGTCTTGTAGCGATTTCTTCATATATGATTTAAGGAAATATGATTTAAGGAAATATGATTTAAACAAATTTGTTTTAAGAAAGATATGATTATgggctctcagatagctatgtacAGCCCTTGCCAGTGAGTTATAGTAGCTTGGTATACGGTGCTTGCTAATGGGTTATAATAGTTTGGCATACAACTCTTGCCAGCGAGTAATAGTAGCTTGGCATACGGCCCTCGTCAATAGGTTATAATAACTTGGTATATGATCCTTGCCAGCGGGTATAGTAGCTTAGCATATGGCCCAACCAGTGGGTTACGGTAGTTGGCATGATATTGTTTACAACCCTATTATGGGTATTAGGTGACTTTAGCATTTAGTATGAGAgaattattataaattatgATATGGTGAAATGACAAATGATTTATGACTTTGTAAAATTAGCATGATTTATAATTTTGTTTATGCACTAGGaccatttttatagaatttGCATAATTTATGCATATGAGCATGATTGATTTATGATTATACTGTTATTAtgaaatattcttttttttgctaatgGTAATAATCTTCTCTAAATGATTTATTGATGCATGCAAAAACTTTTACTTGATCTGGTAAAGTAGTGAAAGGTTTACTTACTAAGATATATCGCTCACAAatctttattgttatttttttctctccagaTGAATAGGGTCAATAGGAACGACGGATTGTCTAAGCTTGGAGTTCATGCTAGCAAACTTAACGATTTTGTAgaagaattttagtattttaaattaACTATGAATTTGTAGTTAATAATTTTCTAAATATTGAGAATTATAGGTTTGgtatttatttttggatttaGACGCTCTGAACCCGTATTGGTTGCAATTAATAGataataaaattagatttttatttattatattttgagaTGAATTTAGAAGTTAAATTAAATGTTTGGCTTTGTGTTATCATGGGTTATATTTATGTTCCGAATTTGGGGCCTAACACTGAATGAGCCCAACCGTGGAATCTGAGTGGAGAAAGAAGCCAAACATAAAATCTACAAGCTGGCGAGACAACTTAATGTTCCATCCTCAGTGACATCTTCATCTTCACCCACAAACAGCCTAGTGCATAAGTTCGATCGCAGAAATTCTTTTAATGAGTTGAGGTCCAGCTGTGATGGGGTCCTTGACTGAAAGTATTATAACTAATCGTTTCTTGGGGCTCAAAAGAATCTTTCTGGCCTATGTCCACATACTTGTGATTCTCACACACATCGAATTTGATGATGGTATGGCTCTTGTTTGGGAGATAGCTCCATGCCGGCCCATCAGGTGTCCAAATCTACCTCTCAATGCcttaaaaaagtttttgtaggcaTGAGCACCCTTGATGCCTCATGCTCCAATGGCTCCCTGGAACAacccctcctttcttttcctcctcgcACTTCTCTCACTAATGTCTTCTGCATCACAAAGCTCCAGGCTCTTTAGAGAGTATATTGGAGCAGAGTCTAATTGTCTCAGCTTCCTGGATGTCCCCATACATCCAAGCGTCGATTTCCACTTCATTCTCTCCTTTGCAGTAGACTACACCACATCCAAGCACCCGACTCCCACCAATGGAGACTTCAACATCTTCTGGGACGATGACAACCTCACCCCCTCACACGTTACCTCCATTAAGCAAAGCCACGGCAATGTGAAGGTTGCTTTTAGCCTCGGAGGCGATAGCTTAGGCCCTGGCTATGTATACTTCCATCCTTTCTCCATTGATTCATGGGTTGCCAATGCCGTCACCTCGCTGTCAAGAATCATAAAACGATACAACTTGGATGGCATCGATATCGACTACGAGCACTTCATGGCCGACCCTGATACCTTTGCTGAGTGCATCGGACGGCTGCTGACAACACTGAAGAACAACCGGGTGATATCGTTTGCATCGATAGCTCCTTTCGAGGATGATGAGGTGCAGCGGCATTATTTAGCTCTGTGGAGGAAGTATGGAAGTGTAATCGACTACGTCAACTTCCAGTTCTATGCATATGATGCGAGCACGACCGTGTCTCAGTTTCTTGGATACTTTGAGATGCAGAGGTCCAACTACAATGGAGGGAAGATATTGGTGAGTTGCACCACCGATAGGAGCAGCAGTGGAGGACTGTCGCCAGAACATGGGTTCTTCAATGCATCAAGAATGCTCAAGATGCAAGGAAAACTGGATGGTATCTTTATTTGGTCTGCAGATGACTCCAAGAGCAATGGTTTTCTCTATGAGAAGCAATCACAGGATTTGCTGGCAAGTGATCGTTTGTATTAGTTAGCTGCTAACTAAATTTTAGCCACTTACAGTGAATGgaaaacattttatttagtttgTTTGTGGCCTGTGGGTTcatttttggggaaaaaaagtaTAAATGGAAGGGGAAATCCTGTCCCATATATTAGAACAAAGTATTACAGCATGAAGAGGAAAGATAAAGGAAAACAAATGATGCAGCAAACGGAGCTTGATGAGCTTTTCATTACATAATTGCTCCAATCTTTGCAAATAGTAAGTCTTGATTAGGACCTTCTCTGAGGAGTTGCTTTTATGCAGAAATATTCCActattccattttttttttttttttggtaaaacggCGTTTCATATTGCTCTTAAATGACCACTATTCCTTTCTTTTCAAACAGACCAACTAAGAGGTAAAGCTAATTTATCCGAGACCTTTATTCTTAAACAGCTCTTGGTTCTTTTTATCTCCATTTGGTCCCCAATGAAAGAAGGGATGGGGGTTTTCTCTGAATTTAATTACATCTTTAATCCTtctccagatttctttagcaggtGGATAATGCAAGAGAAGGTGATTTCTTGATAGCTAACCACATGAATATCCTGATCTTTTCTGGTGTTGCAGCAGACCAAAGTGAACGAGAAATTGGAATCTTGACACTGTCACATTGAGGCATTGGAGGATTTAACAGTATATTTCCTGATCCTTTCCAGTGTTGAATCATTTCCTGGCCTTAACAAGTTCAATAAGATTATCATTTCGCTCCATTCATTCTGTTCATCCATAGATAATGGCCTCCTGATTGAAATCTGCGGATCATTGTTTCTTTTGCTCCAATTGTCACCAGTAGCCATATTATGTTTGGTAGCAAACAATGGAAACAATTTAATAAGAGGTTAAACTATCCAACAGCAATCTTTCCAAAGTCTCTTATCTTTTCCTTATCTCAAAATAAATGCCAGGCCACGCCAAAAAGGTTGTAAAACTCTGAATATATCTTTTCATAAATGAGAAAATGATCTAGGACTTCCTTCTGGTGCCAAAGTTGCCTCCTTCTGTACTATGTTTTATAAATAATGTTTGCCAAAGAGATTGTGTTTTAGACTCTAACATACTCATATTCCAACATCAATTTAACTTCAATCTAAGATACAAATTTATCTGAAGTAAAACGAGCAGGAAGAATGCTATGTACATGGCCTGGAAAAGCTTTTTATTTTCAATGGCTTGGACCCATCTTAGCCAATAATGCTGCTGCTGTTGGACTTGGATTTCACAAGCCTACAAGAAGG
It includes:
- the LOC103696601 gene encoding chitinase 2-like; protein product: MPHAPMAPWNNPSFLFLLALLSLMSSASQSSRLFREYIGAESNCLSFLDVPIHPSVDFHFILSFAVDYTTSKHPTPTNGDFNIFWDDDNLTPSHVTSIKQSHGNVKVAFSLGGDSLGPGYVYFHPFSIDSWVANAVTSLSRIIKRYNLDGIDIDYEHFMADPDTFAECIGRLLTTLKNNRVISFASIAPFEDDEVQRHYLALWRKYGSVIDYVNFQFYAYDASTTVSQFLGYFEMQRSNYNGGKILVSCTTDRSSSGGLSPEHGFFNASRMLKMQGKLDGIFIWSADDSKSNGFLYEKQSQDLLASDRLY